The Panulirus ornatus isolate Po-2019 chromosome 5, ASM3632096v1, whole genome shotgun sequence genome includes a window with the following:
- the LOC139748572 gene encoding uncharacterized protein: MDTRMFCRKISTQDITIQAIPCANEIDIFSSDDEDDIFLLTNTSPEFASDAVNADSGDEALQNCEASMSSHPPPMEKEALWKIIELDTGAKEIPERTPIQYFKNFFDDDLLNFIVDQSNFYAIQRNPATPLDLTQEELEQFLGTVLFTLVFPLPRSRMYWQTSSRVAHISDIFTWRRWEAIKNFIHFNDDSKVPPKTKKQRDKLFKIRPFINNLLCKFWKIPQEQMLYIDEQIVPFKGISTLKQYNSKKPHKQEYKMNSKKFYHRLFFHFIDMVTVNCWMLYRQDAQSLEVPKVRQYDLVGFKTEIAMSLIRQNKDTAKRRERPSSGTDSIETEIVAKKRRGSAAPTPAKDMRKDKYAHWPQPSDRQRCKLPGCKKKSTMKCKKCDVHLCLNKSSNCFYDFHTK; encoded by the exons ATGGACACAAGGATGTTCTGTCGTAAAATCAGTACCCAAGACATCACTATTCAAGCCATACCATGTGCAAATGAAATAGACATTTTTTcaagtgatgatgaagacgacaTTTTTCTGCTCACTAATACCTCGCCGGAATTTGCTTCTGATGCTGTGAATGCggattcag GTGATGAAGCCCTGCAGAATTGTGAAGCATCCATGTCATCCCATCCTCCACCAATGGAAAAAGAAGCTCTCTGGAAAATCATTGAGCTGGACACTGGTGCTAAGGAAATTCCTGAGCGAACTCCAATACAgtattttaagaatttttttgaTGATGATCTTttaaactttattgttgaccaaTCAAATTTTTATGCAATACAAAGAAACCCTGCAACTCCACTAGATCTTACTCAAGAAGAATTAGAACAATTTTTAGGTACTGTATTGTTTACTTTAGTATTTCCACTGCCAAGAAGTCGTATGTACTGGCAAACCTCTAGCAGAGTTGCACACATTTCTGATATATTTACTTGGAGGAGATGGGAAGCAATTAAAAACTTCATCCACTTCAATGATGACTCAAAAGTGCCCCCCAAAACAAAAAAGCAAAGAGATAAACTGTTCAAAATTAGACCATTCATTAATAACTTGCTTTGTAAGTTTTGGAAAATTCCCCAAGAACAAATGTTATATATAGATGAACAAATTGTACCATTCAAAGGTATTTCCACTCTGAAGCAGTATAATTCAAAGAAACCTCATAAACAGGAATATAAAATGAACTCAAAAAAGTTTTACCAcagattattttttcattttatagaTATGGTAACTGTAAATTGTTGGATGTTATACAGACAAGATGCACAGAGTCTTGAGGTACCAAAAGTAAGGCAATATGATTTAGTGGGGTTCAAAACTGAAATTGCAATGTCACTCATAAGACAAAATAAAGATACTGCCAAAAGAAGGGAACGACCAAGTTCAGGGACAGACAGCATTGAGACAGAAATTGTAGCAAAGAAGAGGAGAGGCTCAGCTGCACCAACTCCAGCAAAAGATATGAGGAAAGATAAGTAtgcacactggccacaaccaagTGATCGGCAAAGATGCAAGTTACCAGGGTGCAAGAAAAAATCAACCATGAAATGCAAAAAATGTGATGTTCACTTGTGCCTAAACAAAAGTTCAAACTGTTTTTATGACTTTCACACAAAATAA